A region of the Roseovarius nanhaiticus genome:
GGCAAAGAACATCGCCTCGATCCCCTGCTGGAGCTGCTCGTCCGTCAGAAAGAGCAGCGCTTCGCCGCCTTGTGCCTCTGCCATGTCACGATCCTCTCTTTTGCCCGGAGGTTACGTCAGCTTTGTTGACTTTCCAAGTTTCAACTGGTAGCGAATCGCAGTTTCTGCGCAATTTTACGTCCGCTTCGGTCGCATTTAGCGCAACTTATGCAAAGAATGCACCTTGGAGGGCACAAAATGGTGGGCTACGATGATCGCGACGGCAAGATCTGGATGGATGGCAAGATGGTCGATTGGCGCGACGCCAACGTCCACATCCTGACGCATGCCATGCATTACGCCAGTTCGGTCTTTGAGGGCGAGCGCGCCTATAACGGCAAGATCTTCAAGAGCCGCCAACATTCAGAACGCCTGCACTATTCAGCGGGCGAATTGGACTTCGAGATCCCGTTCTCGGTGGATGAGATCGAAACCGCCAAGGCGCTGGTGTTGAAAGAAGCCGGTCTGACCGACGCCTATGTGCGCGCCATCGCCTGGCGGGGAGCAGGTCCGGACATGGGTGTCGCCAGCGCGCGCAACCCTGTTCACCTGGCCATCGCGGCATGGGAATGGGGCGCGTATTACGGCGACGCCAAGATGAAGGGTGCCAAGCTCGACATCTCGAAGTGGAAGCGCCCCAGCCCCGAAACGATCCCTGTTCATGCCAAGGCCGCCGGCCTTTACATGATCTGCACCACATCCAAACATGCCGCCGAAGCCAAGGGCTGCTCGGACGCGCTTTTCATGGATTATCGCGGCTACGTCGCCGAGGCGACGGGGGCCAACATCTTCTTCGTGAAGGATGGCGAAGTGCACACGCCGCTGGCCGATTGCTTCCTCAACGGTTTGACGCGCCAGACGGTCATTGGTCTGCTCAAGGACAAGGGGATCGCGGTGCACGAGCGGCATATCATGCCAGACGAGATGGAAGGGTTCGAGCAGTGCTGGCTGACCGGCACCGCCGCCGAGGTGACGCCCGTTGGCCAGATCGGAGATTACCATTTTGAGGTCGGCGCGCTGACGCGGGACATTGCGGAGACGTATGAAAAGCTGGTGCGCAGCTAAGCCACGCCATCGCGAAAGACAAAGGGCGCTCCGAAGAGCGCCCTTTTTGCATTTATCCCGGCGACATGCCGCGCAGTCGTTCGGACCTTCGTCTGAGCAATTCCACCGTCGTCAGCAGCGCGATCGAGATACAGACAAGGATCGTCGCCACCGCGAGAATTGTCGGTGAAATCTGTTCGCGCAGGCCGGTGAACATCTGCCACGGCAGAGTCTTTTGAGAGGCCGAGCCAACGAAAAGCACAACCACAACTTCGTCGAAGGATGTGATGAAGGCAAACAGGCCGCCCGAAATGACGCCGGGCAGGATCAGCGGCATCTGTACGCGAAAAAAGGTGGTCACCGGGTTCGCGCCCATATTCGCCGCGGCGCGCGTCAGCGACCGGTCAAAGCCGACCAGCGTTGCCGTCACCGTGATGATCACGAAGGGAATGCCCAGCACGGCATGGGCGAGGATAACCTTGATATAGCCGACGAGGTTCTTATCGAGGCCGATCGAGTTCTCCATGAAGTTGCCGATCTTCGAGTAGAAGAAGAACATGCCGGTGGCCGAAATGATCAGTGGCACAATCATGGGCGAGATCAGGATCGCCATGATCGCGCGGCGGAACGGCACATGGCTCTGGCTGAGGCCGATGGCCGCGAGCGTGCCGAGGCTGACCGAAATCAGTGTCGCGATCGGCGCGATGATCAGCGAGTTCTTGAAGCTCCGCTGCCACTCGTTGTTCGTGAAGAAATCGCGGTAATGCTTGAGCGAATATCCGTCGGGATCGAAGCTGAGCATTTCGGGCGTGAAGGTAAAGAAGTTCTCGGCGTTGAACGACAGCGGGATGACCACCAGGATCGGTGTGATGAGGAAGATGAAGATTAGCGCACAGATCACCCGGAAGGCATAGTACCAGACGCGTTGGCCGAACGTGGCGTAGATAGGAAGGCTCATGTCGCGTTACCCCAGTTTCACGTTATCGATGCCGACGATCTTGTCGTAGCACCAGTATAGCAGCAGCACGACGGCCAGCAGGATGGTGCCCAGCGCGGCCGCAAGGCCCCAGTTCAGGCTGGACGAGATGTGATAGGCGATCCGGTTCGAGATGAAGACACCCTTGGTGCCGCCAACGATTTCGGGCGTGATGTAGTAGCCGATCGACAGGATGAAGACGAGGATACTGCCCGCACCGATGCCCGGAATGGATTGCGGGAAATAGACCCGCCAGAAGGCGGTCCAATTGGTCGCGCCTAATGATTTCGCGGCACGCAGATAGCTGGGATTGATCGTCTGCATCACCGAATACATCGGCAGGATCATGAAGGGCAGCAGGATATGCGTCATCGCGATGATGGTACCGAACTGGTTGTTGATCATGATCAGCCGGTTCTCATCGGCAACGAGACCCGCCCACACCAGCACGTCGTTGATGACGCCCTGTTGTTGCAGCATCACCTTCCACGCAGAGGTCCGCACCAGAAGCGACGTCCAGAAGGGTAGCAAAACGAGAATCATCAGCACGTTGGCCTGGCGCATCGGCAGGTTCGACAGCAGCCATGCGACGGGATAGCCCAGCAGGATGCACGCGCCCATGATGGTCATCGACATGATCAGTGTGCGGATGAACAGCTGGATCAGCACGCGTGTATTCTCGGGCTGAACGGAAATGCCTTCCGGGGTCTTCTGCATGTCGATGGCGTTGAGGAAATAACCGCTCGTGTAGGGGGCGCTATGCGTTTGAATCACGCGCCATGTCTCAAGCAGCACCCAATCTTCATCGATATCGGCAAAGATGGCGCGGTAATCGGGCGGTGCCAGTCCGGCTTCTGCCAGCGCGGCGAGCGCGTCCCTGTGCGGTCCATCATAGGCGGCGAGGCGCTCGGCGAAACCGGGGCTGGTCACATCATCAAGAAGGCCAAGATACACGGTTTCGACGGGCTTTTCCTCGGCCACGACGTCGTTATTGATCAGCCCCGCGATCACGCCGAAGGCGGTGTAGGCGCGCGTGGCGATCGGCAAGAGCTCGGACGCAGCCAGCGATGGGCTGAAGTTCATCTCGCCGGTCGGCACCTCGTCTGCCATGTTGCGAATGCGTTTTTGCTGCGCGTTCAGCAGATCCTCGTCAACCTCCGTGCCTTCGGGCGCGTTGAAGATCTCGTAATAGGTCTCACGCTCGCCCCAGCGGGGATCGACCTCCTCAAGGATGTCCTGTGCGTCCTTGCCAGGATCATCCATCTTTCGCCCGGCCTGACGAAAGAGCGAGGACATGCCGCTAGCCTCATAATTGAGCCGCGAGCCGAGACGCGTGTGCCGCTTCATCTCATCCGCAAGGAAGAGATCGTAATACATCGCGCGGAACACAGGCTCGCCCGGCAGCTCGTCTCCAGAGCCGTCCCACTGGTTCAGCTCTT
Encoded here:
- a CDS encoding branched-chain amino acid aminotransferase; the encoded protein is MVGYDDRDGKIWMDGKMVDWRDANVHILTHAMHYASSVFEGERAYNGKIFKSRQHSERLHYSAGELDFEIPFSVDEIETAKALVLKEAGLTDAYVRAIAWRGAGPDMGVASARNPVHLAIAAWEWGAYYGDAKMKGAKLDISKWKRPSPETIPVHAKAAGLYMICTTSKHAAEAKGCSDALFMDYRGYVAEATGANIFFVKDGEVHTPLADCFLNGLTRQTVIGLLKDKGIAVHERHIMPDEMEGFEQCWLTGTAAEVTPVGQIGDYHFEVGALTRDIAETYEKLVRS
- a CDS encoding ABC transporter permease, with protein sequence MSDATTAATGPTPDDGLKVARSDKSGPVLAADGTPLKRSLNKALRVQKMRALGLIAPLLIFVLISFIFPIGDMLFRSVENQIVEDTLPYTVEELNQWDGSGDELPGEPVFRAMYYDLFLADEMKRHTRLGSRLNYEASGMSSLFRQAGRKMDDPGKDAQDILEEVDPRWGERETYYEIFNAPEGTEVDEDLLNAQQKRIRNMADEVPTGEMNFSPSLAASELLPIATRAYTAFGVIAGLINNDVVAEEKPVETVYLGLLDDVTSPGFAERLAAYDGPHRDALAALAEAGLAPPDYRAIFADIDEDWVLLETWRVIQTHSAPYTSGYFLNAIDMQKTPEGISVQPENTRVLIQLFIRTLIMSMTIMGACILLGYPVAWLLSNLPMRQANVLMILVLLPFWTSLLVRTSAWKVMLQQQGVINDVLVWAGLVADENRLIMINNQFGTIIAMTHILLPFMILPMYSVMQTINPSYLRAAKSLGATNWTAFWRVYFPQSIPGIGAGSILVFILSIGYYITPEIVGGTKGVFISNRIAYHISSSLNWGLAAALGTILLAVVLLLYWCYDKIVGIDNVKLG